The proteins below come from a single Acidovorax sp. NCPPB 4044 genomic window:
- the dnaJ gene encoding molecular chaperone DnaJ has product MSKRDFYEILGVPKNASDDEIKKAYRKLAMKYHPDRNQGDAAKPAEEKFKEAKEAYEMISDPQKRAAYDQFGHAGVDPNMRGPGGPGAEGFGGFAEAFGDIFGDMFGGRRAGGGGGRQVYRGNDLSYAMDITLEEAAKGKEAQIRIPSWENCETCHGSGAKPGTSAKTCTTCSGSGSVQMRQGFFSVQQTCPHCRGTGKIIPEPCTTCHGQGRVKKQKTLEVKIPAGIDDGMRIRSVGNGEPGTNGGPPGDLYIEIRLKKHDIFERDGDDLHCQVPVSFITAALGGEIEVPTLQGKAAIDIPEGTQAGKQFRLRGKGIKGVRASYPGDLYCHIVVETPVKLTEHQRKLLKELDESLKKGGGKHSPSGESWTDRLKNLFT; this is encoded by the coding sequence ATGTCCAAACGAGACTTTTACGAAATCCTGGGCGTTCCGAAGAACGCCTCGGACGACGAGATCAAGAAGGCCTATCGCAAGCTGGCGATGAAGTACCACCCCGACCGCAATCAGGGTGATGCCGCCAAGCCGGCCGAAGAGAAATTCAAGGAGGCCAAGGAGGCCTACGAGATGATCTCCGACCCGCAGAAGCGGGCAGCGTACGACCAATTCGGGCACGCCGGCGTGGACCCCAACATGCGCGGCCCGGGCGGCCCCGGCGCGGAGGGCTTCGGCGGCTTCGCGGAAGCTTTCGGCGACATCTTCGGCGACATGTTCGGCGGGCGGCGGGCGGGCGGCGGCGGAGGCCGCCAGGTCTACCGCGGCAACGACCTCAGCTATGCGATGGACATCACGCTGGAAGAGGCCGCCAAGGGCAAGGAAGCCCAGATCCGCATCCCCTCCTGGGAGAACTGCGAAACCTGCCACGGCAGCGGCGCCAAGCCCGGCACCAGCGCGAAGACCTGCACGACCTGCTCGGGCTCGGGCTCGGTGCAGATGCGCCAGGGCTTCTTCAGCGTGCAGCAGACCTGCCCGCACTGCCGCGGCACGGGCAAGATCATTCCGGAGCCCTGCACGACCTGCCATGGCCAGGGCCGCGTGAAGAAGCAGAAGACGCTGGAGGTGAAGATCCCCGCCGGCATCGACGACGGCATGCGCATCCGCAGCGTGGGCAACGGCGAGCCCGGCACCAACGGCGGCCCTCCGGGCGACCTCTACATCGAGATCCGCCTCAAGAAGCACGACATCTTCGAGCGCGACGGCGACGACCTGCATTGCCAGGTACCGGTGAGCTTCATCACCGCGGCGCTGGGTGGCGAGATCGAGGTGCCCACGCTGCAGGGCAAGGCCGCGATCGACATCCCCGAAGGCACGCAGGCCGGCAAGCAGTTCCGCCTGCGCGGCAAGGGCATCAAGGGCGTGCGCGCCAGCTACCCCGGCGACCTGTACTGCCACATCGTGGTCGAGACGCCGGTGAAGCTCACCGAGCACCAGCGCAAGCTGCTCAAGGAACTGGACGAGTCGCTCAAGAAGGGCGGCGGCAAGCATTCGCCCAGCGGCGAGAGCTGGACCGATCGGCTGAAAAACCTCTTCACCTGA
- the leuD gene encoding 3-isopropylmalate dehydratase small subunit — MQKFTVHQGLVAPMDRENVDTDAIIPKQFLKSIKKTGFGPNLFDEWRYLDKGEPGIPESQRKPNPDFVLNLPRYAGASVLLARKNFGCGSSREHAPWALDQYGFRAVIAPSFADIFFNNCFKNGLLPIVLPEATVAQLFDEVAAFPGYRLTIDLERQAIVRPQGEEIPFDVQPFRKYCLINGFDDIGLTLRKSDKIRAYEAERLATKPWLAHTMPA; from the coding sequence ATGCAGAAATTCACCGTGCACCAGGGCCTCGTGGCCCCCATGGACCGCGAGAACGTCGACACCGACGCCATCATCCCGAAGCAGTTCCTGAAGTCGATCAAGAAGACGGGCTTCGGCCCCAACCTGTTCGACGAATGGCGCTACCTCGACAAGGGCGAGCCGGGCATTCCCGAATCGCAGCGCAAGCCCAATCCGGACTTCGTGCTCAACCTGCCGCGCTATGCCGGCGCCTCCGTGCTGCTCGCGCGCAAGAACTTCGGGTGCGGCTCCAGCCGCGAGCACGCGCCGTGGGCGCTCGACCAGTACGGCTTCCGGGCCGTCATCGCGCCGAGCTTCGCCGACATCTTCTTCAACAACTGCTTCAAGAACGGCCTGCTGCCCATCGTGCTGCCCGAGGCCACCGTGGCGCAGCTCTTCGACGAAGTGGCCGCGTTCCCGGGCTACCGGCTGACCATCGACCTGGAACGGCAAGCCATCGTGCGCCCGCAGGGCGAAGAAATCCCGTTCGACGTGCAGCCCTTTCGCAAGTACTGCCTGATCAACGGCTTCGACGACATCGGCCTCACGCTGCGCAAGTCCGACAAGATCCGGGCCTACGAAGCCGAGCGGCTGGCCACCAAGCCCTGGCTGGCGCACACCATGCCGGCTTGA
- the asd gene encoding aspartate-semialdehyde dehydrogenase, with amino-acid sequence MSKLVGLVGWRGMVGSVLMDRMQAEGDFALIEPVFFSTSNAGGKAPAQAKNETTLQDAFDINALKRCEIIITAQGGDYTTEVFPKLREAGWKGHWIDAASTLRMKEDAVIVLDPVNMPVIKDALAQGGRNWVGGNCTVSCMLMGVGALYKAGLVEWMSTQTYQAASGGGAQHMRELLTQYGTLNAEVRALLDDPKSAILEIDRKVIAKQRSLSSAETANFGVPLGGSLIPWIDKDLGNGMSKEEWKGMAETNKIMGQGEGFGTPAVPVDGFCVRVGAMRCHSQALTFKLKKHVPVADIEAMIAADNEWVKVVPNTREATLKDLTPVAVTGTMTIPVGRIRQMAMGPEYIGAFTIGDQLLWGAAEPLRRMLRILLEA; translated from the coding sequence ATGAGCAAGTTGGTAGGTCTGGTCGGCTGGCGCGGCATGGTCGGCTCTGTTCTCATGGATCGCATGCAGGCCGAAGGCGACTTCGCACTGATCGAGCCCGTGTTCTTCTCGACATCGAACGCCGGCGGCAAGGCGCCCGCGCAGGCGAAGAACGAAACCACGCTGCAGGATGCATTCGACATCAATGCCCTCAAGCGCTGCGAGATCATCATCACCGCCCAAGGCGGCGACTACACCACCGAAGTCTTCCCCAAGCTGCGCGAGGCGGGCTGGAAGGGCCACTGGATCGATGCCGCATCCACCCTGCGCATGAAGGAAGACGCGGTCATCGTGCTGGACCCCGTGAACATGCCCGTCATCAAGGATGCACTGGCGCAGGGCGGCAGGAACTGGGTCGGCGGCAATTGCACCGTGAGCTGCATGCTGATGGGCGTGGGCGCGCTGTACAAGGCCGGCCTCGTCGAATGGATGAGCACCCAGACCTACCAGGCCGCCAGCGGCGGCGGCGCGCAGCACATGCGCGAACTGCTCACGCAGTACGGCACGCTCAACGCGGAAGTGCGGGCGCTGCTCGACGACCCCAAGAGCGCGATCCTGGAAATCGACCGCAAGGTCATCGCCAAGCAGCGCAGCCTCTCCAGCGCCGAGACCGCCAACTTCGGCGTGCCCCTGGGCGGAAGCCTGATCCCCTGGATCGACAAGGATCTGGGCAACGGCATGTCCAAGGAAGAGTGGAAGGGCATGGCCGAGACCAACAAGATCATGGGCCAGGGCGAAGGCTTCGGCACGCCGGCCGTGCCGGTGGACGGCTTCTGCGTGCGCGTGGGCGCCATGCGCTGCCACAGCCAAGCGCTCACCTTCAAGCTGAAGAAGCATGTGCCCGTGGCCGACATCGAAGCCATGATCGCCGCCGACAACGAATGGGTGAAGGTAGTGCCCAACACGCGCGAAGCCACGCTCAAGGACCTGACGCCGGTGGCCGTCACCGGCACCATGACCATCCCGGTCGGCCGCATCCGCCAGATGGCGATGGGCCCGGAGTACATCGGCGCCTTCACCATCGGCGACCAGCTCCTGTGGGGCGCGGCCGAGCCGCTGCGCCGCATGCTGCGCATCCTCCTGGAGGCCTGA
- the leuB gene encoding 3-isopropylmalate dehydrogenase: protein MKIAVLPGDGIGPEIVAEAVKVLDVLGLPFEMESALVGGAAYEAHGHPLPESTLKLAQQADAVLFGAVGDWKYDKLDRPLRPEQAILGLRKNLGLFANFRPAICYEQLVGASSLKPELIAGLDILIIRELTGDIYFGQPRGRRIATDGHFPGAEEAFDTMRYSKPEIERIAHVAFQAARKRSKKVTSVDKANVLETFQFWKDVVTEVGQQYPDVELQHMYVDNAAMQLVKAPKAFDVVVTGNMFGDILSDEASMLTGSIGMLPSASLNSKNQGLYEPSHGSAPDIAGKGVANPLATILSAAMMLRFSLDQEAAAQRIEAAVQKVLAQGLRTPDIWSEGMEKVGTAQMGDAVVKALG from the coding sequence ATGAAAATCGCAGTTCTGCCGGGTGACGGCATCGGTCCGGAAATCGTGGCCGAGGCCGTGAAGGTGCTCGACGTGCTCGGCCTCCCGTTCGAGATGGAATCGGCCCTGGTGGGTGGCGCGGCCTACGAGGCGCACGGCCACCCGCTGCCGGAGTCCACCCTGAAGCTCGCGCAGCAGGCCGACGCCGTGCTGTTCGGCGCGGTGGGCGACTGGAAGTACGACAAGCTCGACCGCCCGCTGCGGCCCGAACAGGCCATCCTGGGCCTGCGCAAGAACCTGGGGCTGTTCGCCAACTTCCGCCCGGCGATCTGCTACGAACAGCTGGTGGGCGCGTCGAGCCTCAAGCCCGAACTGATCGCAGGCCTGGACATCCTCATCATCCGCGAGCTGACCGGCGACATCTACTTCGGCCAGCCGCGCGGGCGCCGCATCGCCACCGACGGCCATTTCCCCGGTGCCGAGGAAGCGTTCGACACCATGCGCTACTCGAAGCCCGAGATCGAGCGCATCGCCCATGTCGCCTTCCAGGCTGCCCGCAAGCGCAGCAAGAAGGTGACCAGCGTGGACAAGGCCAACGTGCTGGAAACCTTCCAGTTCTGGAAGGACGTGGTCACCGAAGTGGGCCAGCAGTACCCCGACGTGGAACTGCAGCACATGTACGTGGACAACGCCGCCATGCAGCTCGTGAAGGCGCCCAAGGCGTTCGACGTGGTGGTCACCGGCAACATGTTCGGCGACATCCTCTCGGACGAGGCTTCCATGCTCACGGGCTCGATCGGCATGCTGCCCTCAGCCAGCCTCAACAGCAAGAACCAGGGCCTGTACGAGCCCAGCCACGGCAGCGCGCCCGACATCGCCGGCAAGGGCGTCGCCAACCCCCTGGCCACCATCCTCAGCGCTGCGATGATGCTGCGCTTCAGCCTGGACCAGGAAGCCGCGGCCCAGCGCATCGAAGCGGCCGTGCAGAAGGTGCTGGCGCAAGGGCTGCGCACGCCGGACATCTGGAGCGAGGGCATGGAGAAGGTCGGTACCGCGCAGATGGGCGATGCCGTGGTGAAGGCCCTGGGCTGA
- a CDS encoding entericidin A/B family lipoprotein, whose translation MKKTAPLIALALACLLAGCNTVKGMGQDVQRAGSAIERAAR comes from the coding sequence ATGAAAAAGACCGCTCCGCTCATCGCCCTCGCGCTGGCCTGCCTGCTGGCCGGCTGCAATACCGTCAAGGGCATGGGCCAGGACGTGCAGCGCGCCGGCAGCGCCATCGAGCGTGCCGCCCGGTAA
- the leuC gene encoding 3-isopropylmalate dehydratase large subunit, which translates to MGRTLYDKIWDEHVVHTEEDGTSILYIDRHLVHEVTSPQAFEGLRQAGRKVWRVSSIVATADHNTPTTGWELGYDGIADPISKEQITTLDKNIAEVGAAAFFPFMSRRQGIVHVIGPENGATLPGMTVVCGDSHTSTHGAFGALAHGIGTSEVEHVMATQTLLAKKAKNLLIRVEGQVARGVTAKDIVLAIIGKIGTAGGTGYTIEFAGSAIRALSMEGRMTVCNMAIEAGARAGLVAVDDKTIDYVRNRPLSPQGVEWDQAVAYWKTLHSDPDAQFDTVVELDATAIVPQVTWGTSPEMVLGIDARVPDPDREKDPNKRGAMERALTYMNLEPGKPLADIFVDKIFIGSCTNSRIEDMREAAAIVKKLGQKVARNVKVAMVVPGSGLVKEQAEREGLHEIFKAAGFEWREPGCSMCLAMNADRLEPGERCASTSNRNFEGRQGAGGRTHLVSPAMAAAAAVHGHFVDVRQFA; encoded by the coding sequence ATGGGACGCACCCTCTACGACAAGATCTGGGACGAACACGTCGTCCATACCGAAGAGGATGGCACGTCCATCCTCTACATCGACCGCCATCTGGTGCACGAAGTGACCAGCCCCCAGGCGTTCGAGGGCCTGCGTCAGGCGGGCCGCAAGGTCTGGCGCGTGAGCTCCATCGTCGCCACGGCCGACCACAACACGCCCACCACGGGCTGGGAACTGGGCTACGACGGCATCGCCGACCCGATCAGCAAGGAGCAGATCACCACGCTCGACAAGAACATCGCCGAAGTGGGCGCTGCCGCGTTCTTCCCGTTCATGAGCCGCCGCCAGGGCATCGTGCACGTGATCGGCCCCGAGAACGGCGCCACGCTGCCGGGCATGACGGTGGTGTGCGGCGACAGCCACACCTCCACGCACGGCGCCTTCGGCGCGCTGGCGCACGGCATCGGCACGAGCGAGGTCGAGCACGTGATGGCCACGCAGACCCTGCTGGCCAAGAAGGCGAAGAACCTGCTGATCCGCGTCGAGGGCCAGGTGGCGCGCGGCGTGACGGCCAAGGACATCGTGCTGGCCATCATCGGCAAGATCGGCACGGCCGGCGGCACGGGCTACACCATCGAGTTCGCCGGCTCCGCCATCCGCGCGCTCAGCATGGAAGGCCGCATGACGGTCTGCAACATGGCCATCGAAGCCGGCGCCCGCGCGGGCCTCGTGGCGGTGGACGACAAGACCATCGACTACGTCAGGAACCGTCCGCTCTCGCCGCAGGGCGTGGAATGGGACCAGGCCGTGGCCTACTGGAAGACGCTGCACTCCGACCCGGATGCGCAGTTCGACACGGTGGTCGAACTCGACGCCACCGCCATCGTGCCGCAGGTCACCTGGGGCACCTCGCCCGAGATGGTGCTGGGCATCGACGCCCGCGTGCCCGATCCCGACCGGGAAAAGGACCCCAACAAGCGCGGCGCCATGGAGCGCGCGCTGACCTACATGAACCTGGAGCCCGGCAAGCCGCTGGCGGACATCTTCGTGGACAAGATCTTCATCGGCAGCTGCACCAACAGCCGCATCGAGGACATGCGCGAGGCCGCCGCCATCGTGAAGAAGCTCGGCCAGAAGGTGGCCCGCAACGTCAAGGTGGCGATGGTGGTGCCTGGCTCCGGCCTCGTGAAGGAGCAGGCCGAGCGCGAAGGCTTGCACGAGATCTTCAAGGCCGCGGGCTTCGAGTGGCGCGAGCCCGGCTGCTCGATGTGCCTGGCCATGAACGCCGACCGGCTCGAGCCCGGCGAGCGCTGCGCCTCCACCAGCAACCGCAACTTCGAAGGCCGCCAGGGCGCGGGCGGGCGCACCCACCTGGTCAGCCCCGCCATGGCCGCCGCCGCCGCCGTGCACGGGCATTTCGTGGACGTCCGGCAGTTCGCCTGA
- a CDS encoding LysR family transcriptional regulator gives MKNTERSFARRIDLTSLQLFVAVCELGSIGRAAEREFIAASAVSKRLSDLETAVGSALLYRHSRGVALTPAGESLLHHARTVLFGLERMQGELSEYADGVRGHVRVHANISAIVQFLPEDLGAFSREHAQVKIDLQEHLSTDVLHAVREGAADLGLCHTGDGTEPQELQSRPYRSDRLVLVVPSGHALAAAPAVRFEDVLDWDIVGLQANSSISLAMRRGAARAGRPLRQRIQVTGLDAMCRMIDNGLGIGLLPDRAFALMRGVGNLQSVALDEPWAERSLKLVARDFGSLPVTARLLADHLARPVRGRPS, from the coding sequence ATGAAGAACACAGAACGCAGTTTTGCCCGCCGCATCGACCTGACCTCGCTGCAGCTGTTCGTGGCCGTCTGCGAACTGGGCAGCATCGGGCGCGCCGCCGAACGGGAATTCATCGCCGCCTCCGCGGTGAGCAAGCGCCTGTCCGATCTGGAGACCGCCGTGGGGTCCGCCCTGCTCTATCGCCACAGCCGCGGCGTGGCCCTGACCCCGGCGGGCGAGAGCCTGCTGCACCATGCGCGCACGGTGCTCTTCGGGCTCGAACGCATGCAGGGCGAACTCAGCGAATACGCCGACGGCGTGCGCGGCCACGTGCGGGTGCACGCCAATATCTCGGCCATCGTGCAGTTCCTGCCGGAGGACCTGGGCGCGTTCTCGCGGGAGCATGCGCAGGTCAAGATCGACCTGCAGGAACACCTGAGCACCGACGTGCTCCACGCCGTGCGCGAAGGCGCGGCGGACCTGGGCCTGTGCCACACCGGCGACGGCACCGAACCGCAGGAACTGCAGAGCCGCCCCTACCGCAGCGACCGGCTGGTGCTGGTCGTGCCTTCGGGCCATGCGCTGGCCGCGGCCCCTGCCGTCCGGTTCGAGGACGTGCTCGACTGGGACATCGTCGGGCTGCAGGCCAACAGCAGCATCAGCCTCGCGATGCGGCGCGGCGCCGCGCGGGCCGGCCGGCCGCTGCGCCAGCGCATCCAGGTGACGGGGCTCGACGCCATGTGCCGCATGATCGACAACGGCCTGGGCATCGGCCTGCTGCCCGACCGCGCCTTCGCGCTCATGCGCGGCGTCGGCAACCTGCAGTCCGTCGCGCTGGACGAGCCCTGGGCCGAGCGATCGCTCAAGCTCGTCGCGCGCGACTTCGGCAGCCTGCCCGTCACGGCCCGGCTGCTCGCCGACCACCTTGCCCGGCCCGTGCGGGGCCGGCCTTCCTAG